Proteins from one Patagioenas fasciata isolate bPatFas1 chromosome 6, bPatFas1.hap1, whole genome shotgun sequence genomic window:
- the PRKAA2 gene encoding 5'-AMP-activated protein kinase catalytic subunit alpha-2 isoform X3 has protein sequence MVMEYVSGGELFDYICKHGRVEEAEARRLFQQILSAVDYCHRHMVVHRDLKPENVLLDAHMNAKIADFGLSNMMSDGEFLRTSCGSPNYAAPEVISGRLYAGPEVDIWSCGVILYALLCGTLPFDDEHVPTLFKKIRGGVFYIPEYLNRSVATLLMHMLQVDPLKRATIKDIREHEWFKEELPSYLFPEDPSYDATVIDDDAVREVCEKFECTESEVMNSLYSGDPQDQLAVAYHLIIDNRRIMNQASEFYLASSPPTGSFMDDSAMHIPPGVKPHPERMPPLIADSPKARCPLDALNTTKPKPLTVKKAKWHLGIRSQSKPYDIMAEVYRAMKQLDFEWKVVNSYHLRVRRKNPVTGNYVKMSLQLYQVDNRSYLLDFKSIDDDVMEQRSGSSTPQRSCSAAGLQRPRLSIDAAAAAECQSLMGSLSGSFVGSIPSVPPRLGSHTMDFFEMCASLIMALAR, from the exons ATGGTCATGGAATACGTATCTGGCGGAGAATTATTTGATTACATCTGTAAGCACGGACGT GTTGAAGAGGCAGAAGCTCGACGCCTTTTTCAGCAGATTCTCTCTGCGGTGGATTACTGCCACAGACACATGGTTGTCCACCGAGACCTGAAACCAGAGAACGTGTTGCTGGACGCACACATGAATGCAAAGATCGCTGATTTTG GCTTGTCCAACATGATGTCAGATGGTGAATTTCTACGCACCAGTTGCGGTTCCCCAAATTATGCAGCCCCTGAAGTCATCTCCGGAAG GCTGTACGCTGGCCCTGAGGTGGACATCTGGAGCTGCGGTGTTATCCTCTACGCCCTTCTCTGTGGCACGCTGCCTTTTGATGATGAGCATGTCCCCACCCTCTTCAAGAAGATCCGGGGGGGTGTGTTTTACATCCCAGAATACCTCAACCGCTCTGTTGCCACTCTCCTCATGCACATGCTGCAGGTTGACCCCCTAAAGCGAGCAACCATCAAAGACATCAG GGAACATGAGTGGTTTAAGGAGGAGCTGCCCAGTTACCTGTTCCCAGAGGACCCTTCCTACGACGCCACCGTCATTGACGACGATGCGGTTCGGGAAGTTTGTGAAAAGTTTGAATGCACAGAGTCAGAGGTGATGAACAGCCTGTACAGTGGTGACCCTCAGGACCAGCTGGCAGTGGCTTACCACCTCATCATAGACAACCGCAGGATCATGAACCAAGCCAGCGAGTTCTACCTCGCCTCCAGCCCCCCCACCGGCTCTTTCATGGATGACAGTGCCATGCACATCCCTCCTGGGGTGAAGCCGCACCCTGAGCGGATGCCACCATTGATAGCAGACAGCCCCAAAGCACGATGTCCTTTGGATGCCCTCAACACCACCAAGCCAAAACCTCTGACTGTCAAAAAGGCCAAGTGGCACCTGGGAATCCGCAGCCAGAGCAAGCCCTATGACATTATGGCTGAGGTCTACCGTGCTATGAAACAGCTGGACTTCGAGTGGAAG GTGGTGAACTCCTACCATCTCCGAGTGCGCCGCAAGAACCCGGTGACGGGTAATTATGTGAAGATGAGCCTGCAGCTCTACCAGGTTGATAACCGCAGCTATCTCTTGGACTTCAAAAGCATTGACG ATGACGTGATGGAGCAGAGGTCCGGCTCGTCCACGCCGCAGCGCTCATGCTCTGCCGCTGGCTTGCAGCGCCCAAGGTTGAGCATCGATGCCGCCGCGGCCGCCGAGTGCCAGTCACTGATGGGCTCCCTGAGCGGCTCCTTCGTCGGCAGCATCCCCTCAGTGCCACCGCGCCTGGGCAGCCACACCATGGACTTCTTCGAGATGTGCGCCAGCCTGATCATGGCCCTGGCTCGCTGA